The DNA segment caacaagttgtatttatgtagcacctttaacgtagtaaaacatcccaaggcgcttcacaggaacattaacaaaatttgacactgagccacataaggagatattaggacagaggaccaaaaacttggtcaaagagataagttttaaggagtgtcttaaaggagaagagagagatagagagccagaggggctttgggagggaattccagagctcagggcctaggcagttAAAAGcactgctgccaatggtggagcaattaaaattggggatgcgcatgaggtcagaattggagaagtacagagatctcggagggttacaggtcgttacagagatgggggggcggggggcaaggctatggaggaatttgaaaacaaggatgataattttaaaattgaggtgtagatcagcgagcacaggggtaatgggtgaacgggactttgtgagagttaggatacgggaggcagagtttggatgagctaaagtttatggagggtggaagatggaaggccggtcaggagagcgttggaataatcaagtctagagggtacaaaagcatggatgagggtgaaTGAGTATTAATGGGCAATTTGATGGTGGAGGGTATCTGAACTGAGTCTGACATCCACACATGCACATTTCACCCCAAGAAGTCActggaaaacaacaacaacttgcatttatgtggctCCATTTCCACCTTCAGGAATGTTTCTTCCCCTTTAAGTAGCAGAGATCTTCAATGGGAATCCCACTGGCAGCCTGCGCTGCACAACTATAACTCAAATCCAGGGGTTAGGGGGTTGAAATTACAAGCTGCCGCTACCCTGCCCTAAATAGCGATAACTCACCCACATCTTTCATAGCTTCCATAATAATGACACTCATCCTGCAAAGtgctgtttgaaacatagaaacatagaaaataggtgcaggagtaggccatttggcccttctagcctgcaccgccattcaatgagttcatggctgaatatgcaacttcagtaccccattcctgctttctcgccataccccttgatccccctcgtagtaaggacttcatctaactcctttttgaatatatttagtgaattggcctcaacaactttctgtggtagagaattccacaggttcaccactctctgggtgaagaagtttctcctcatctcggtcctaaatggcttatcccttatgcttggactgtgaccccaggttctggacttccccaacattgggaacattcttcctgcatctaacctgtctaaacccgtcagaattttaaacgtttctgtgaggtcccctctcattcttctgaactccagtgaatacaagcccagttgatccagtctttcttgataggtcagtcctgccatcccgggaatcagtctggtgaaccttcgctgcactccctcaatagcaagaatgtccttcctcaagttaggagaccaaaactgtacacaatactccaggtgtggcctcaccaaggccctgtacaactgtagcaacacctccctgcccctgtgctcaaatcccctcgctatgaaggccaacatgccatttgctttcttaaccgcctgctgtacctgcatgccaaccttcaatgattgatgtaccatgacacccaggtctcattgcacctccccttttcctaatctgtcaccattcagataatagtctgtctctctgtttttaccaccaaagtggataacctcacatttatccacattatacttcatctgccatgcatttgcccactcacctaacctatccaagtcactctgcagcctcatagcatcctcctcgcagctcacactgccacccaacttagtgtcatccgcaaatttggagatacaacatttaatcccttcgtctaaatcattaatgtacagtgtaaatagctggggccccagctcagaaccctgcggtaccccactagtcactgcctgccattctgaaaagtacccatttactcctactctttgcttcctgtctgacaaccagttctcaatccatgtcagcacactacccccaatcccatgtgctttaactttgcacattaatctcttgtgtgggaccttgtcgaaagccttcggaaagtccaaatataccacatcaactggttctcccttgtccactctactggaaacatcctcaaaaaattccagaagatttgtcaagcatgatttccctttcacaaatccatgctgacttggacctatcatgtcacctctttccaaatgtgctgctatgacatccttaataattgattccatcattttacccactaccgatgtcaggctgaccggtctataattcccttgtaACTTGTATCCAACTACACTGCTCTCGAAATATGTGAGGTATAAGTcggtcggatgaggcattaaaactgagaccctgtctaacTGTTCCAGTGGATGTTTGAGGGACTCCCACGGCACTATATGAAAATCAGGGAGttcgcctggtgtcctggccaacattctaacCTCAACTGACATCACTGCAAAAAacaactgatcattcatctcactgctgtttatTGGAAATTAAGGTGCTTCAATGTGATATGGCACTCTTATAGATGGGAGTATTCATTTATTGTACATTATCACAAATAGCATGTTTCCCCAACAATTGGTATTAAAATATATGATTGAAAGAAAACCATTATGTAGAAATAGGCTAATCAGTTCTGCAGGAAGATCTTTAAAGACCAGAAATTGCTTTTTGCTGCTCTTTCTCAGGAAACAGACACTTGGGCTTTGAGTACCCAAAGAGAACAAAGTCAGGTTCATAAACTTTATATAGCTTTTCCCTCCAAGCCATGGGAATGTTTTGAAACCATCGCTCCAAATCGTTAATGGTCGTCTGATTCAAATACTTTGGTGGGGGGCGAATAATGTCCGCACCCAATAGTCGGAGCAAGTGATTGGCATCAGTGCCCAAGGTCTCTAACTTCCCAATAAAATTGTATTTTACCTGACAAGGGTGGCATTGTTGGGAAATTGGACGCCAGTGGTTATTTAACTGTCCCTTCGGTCTCCTGGGATCCAACAGGTACTGAATGAAGTGGGAGAAGGTAGCTTTGATTCCTGCTTTACGAGCTTTCTGGACAGTAGCTGGAGGATTGGGCATCTTCCCATAGTACTTGAGCATGTGGAAAGAATAGTCATAGAAGTATTTGTCTGGGTTCTGGATCTTATCTTGGTACGCTGAAATCAACTGTACGAATGGATGGTAAACTAAAAGAAACTTGACATTATTTTGCCGGAGCACCCATTTTCTGAATGGTCTTTGCTTCTGCAATCTCCTGAAGTAGGCATCTATGGGCCAAGGCCTCTTTACTGGAGTCCGGTGCTCGAAGTTTCGATTCAGCAAATACAGCACTTCTTTCCAAAGAGTGCTTGCCACCTGAGGGTTGACGCAGTAGATAATTAGTTGATTGTTGTTGGTGATGAAGTTGGACAACTCTGTCTTTTGCAAGTCCTCAAAGGATTTGGATTTCCCCCAGAAGGAAAATTTGCGATCGCTGCAGACCTCATGGAGCCTCTTTGTTCTCTCTATTTGCACCAAGCACTGGGGGCAACTTTTGTAATATGTAAGGTTACTGGCCTCAGGTTTGGTGTGACCAGAGAGGGGCACAAAATTCAGACTGATATCCACCCTTCTGCCCATGTGATAGTACAACATGAACAAGGCTTGAAGAACAATGCAGGAGATGGTAGAAATCTGCAAGAAGCTTAACTTGAAAATGCTTTTCCGCCAGGTCAATCCCTTTGTCTCCATGTCTATGGTGGGTCCATGTCTATGGTGTATCTCCTCAGTGCTGTGCATCCCCCAAAGTTCGTTCCCTTAAAAAAAATACACTTTTTATACAACTAAATATTATGAAAACCTTGTAAATCACTGGATAGATATCAGCtcgactattgtgtccaattctgggcactacactttaggaaggatgtcaaggatttgcagaggagatttactagaatggtaccaacaatgagggacttcagttatgtggagagtctagagaagctgggattgttgtccttatagcagggaaggttaaggggagattcaatagaggtgttcaaaattatgaatggttttgctaAAGTAGAAAGGGTGAAACTGTTTCCACCGGCAGGCGtgtcggtaaccagaagacacagatgtaTGATAATTGCCAAAAAAGccaggggagagatgaggagaatttttttttactctGACTTGTTATAATCTAAAATGCATTGCaataaagggtggtggaagcagattcaatagtaattttcagggctatgaaaaaaaagaaatacttgtatttatatagggcctttcaaagtacttcacagccaatgaagtacttttgaagtgcagtcactgttgtaacattcaATTTTCacacagctaatctgttttttagtaatgatggttgaggcataaatattggctaggacattggggagaactcccctgcccttcttcaaaatagtgccatggaatattttacgtccgcctgagagggttATAAACAAAGTCTCAGTTTAACGtttcttccgaaagacggcacttccgacagtgcagtgctccctcagtactgccactggaGTGTCAACATCTCAATGTATTAATATATTAATTAGCCCACCTATTGATAGACAGGAGAGGCACATGTGGCGACACTTGTGAGATGATAGTGTCCTGTGTATTTAACACAAGGCTTTATTGTAACAGCCCCAGGATGTGCTATTATTCAACTGGATATTGGGCACAAAAGGTCCTGATCGTAAAAGCTGCGAGTTCCACTTACCAGAGAGATGCTGAATCCAAGAAGATTTCTAAACCAGACTTGAAATTTGTAACAATGATATATACATGGAAGTTATTATTTAGGTCAGGCTTGACATAATATTCTGCATTGAATATttacttcacacaaaggataggggaaatctggaactcttttcccccaaaaagctgctgaggctgggggtcaattggaaattaAAAAAtttagattgctagatttttgtttgaAAAGGAtattcatcatcataagcagtccctcgaaatcgaggaagacttacctcCACCctacaagtgagttctcaggtagctgtacagtccaatgcgggaattacagtctctctaacAGTTGGggtagacagcggttgaaggaaagggtgggtggggagcctggtttgccgcacgctccttccgctgtctgcgcttgatttctgtacgctctcggcgacgagactcgaggtgctcagcaccctcccgaatgctcttcctccacattgggtggtcttgggccagggattctcaggtgccagtggggatgttgcactatatcaaggaggctttgagggtgtccttgaagtgtttcctcttgccatctggggctcgcctgccatgtaggagctccaagtaaagcacttgctttgggagtctcatgtcgggcacacggacgatgtgacccgcccaacggagctggtcgagtgtggtcagtgcttcgatgctggggatgttggcctgagcaagaacacggacgttggtgcaccCATTACCCCAGCAGATCCAcaggatcctgcggaggcagcactggtggtacttctccagggctttgaggtgtcgactgtatatagtccatgtctctgagccatacaggagggctgttaCCTATTAACATTACTGccctattaagggttacggaaccaaggaggATAGATGCAGATAAGATtcagatctaactgaatggcggtacaggcttgaggggctgaatagccttctctTGTTCCTATCTAGGCTTATATGGAGAATGGCCATATGGGATGGTGTGCGGGGAGGGCGTCTGGTCCCCATGAAACATATCCTAGAATAAATCAGCTCATTCAGAAAGAAATGAGATGAAGTAGAGTGaaaggaggctcgtgtagagcataaacagcggcacagaccagttgggctgaacggcctgtctctgtgctgtaaaattctacgatGGGACAAAAAAACTAAAATGGAAATATAGCTCTACTGAACGGCATTGAGAAAAGCGCGGTTTCATAATGTGGAACATTTCACCAGTGTCATCTCTGCAGGCGGCAGCGGCTTGGCTTTTAATCAGAAATCTCTAATGTATTGTTATCATCTTGTGATCTGCCTGCTGTTGCCAGGTTCCAACCGGAAGTTTCTATGGTAATGTGTAACCTCAGTGAAATGAGAACACACGCAGAGCAGCAGGGAAATGGGGCTCCTGTGTCAATGCCACATCAGGGGTCATTCTGTTAAAGACCGTTCGTGGGAAATTTTTTCCATCCTGTCAATTGGACACTTGCGAAATAAGCATTCAGTGAGGCTCAAACGTTACTTCGAAGGAACAACACGGCTGCACCTGATAATATTACCATGGGACAGGTAGCTTGGCTATTAAAATAAGAAGCTACCATCCAGAAAGTGAGAATGAAACctgcccttcgacctgttcgagggtgtcagccgtggctcagtcggtTGCTCTCTCACctgagtcaaaaggtcatgggttcaaacccccacttcagagacttgagcacaaaatccaatctgacatttccagtgcagtactgagggaggaactggactgtcagaggtgctgctttttggatgcgatgttaaaccaaggcatGGTTTACCCTCTTGGGAGGATGcaaaagatcctgcggcactattcgaagagcaggggagccctgcccggtgttctggccaatatttctccctcaaccgacatcactaaaacagatgatctagacattgtcacattgctgtttatgggagcttgctgtgtgcaaattggctgctgtgtttcctgcattacaacagtgactacacttcaaaagtacttcattggctgtaaagcgctttgggacgtcctgaggttgtgcaaaGCGCtatataatttttctatgattctcttCTGGAAGCACTGACTTTTGTTTGGGACATGGTTCCGTGAGCATTGGCAGCTCTCCCATACCTCGCCCAAGAGGCTCATTAGTCATCTGTCATCCCAGGCAGTGAGTGCTGCCGGGCTATTTGGCTACTGTAGAGAACACAGCCCAAGTCCAACACTATCCTCTGCCAGCGTCTCTATGTGGCCTTCTTCCCCAAAGAGATCAATAGAGATTGATCAAGATCAGGGCCCAGGGCTAATTGTCCTTTCTCTCCCCCTAGCCCAAGGGGTGCTGAAACCAATTCTAGGCCCAGTTGAGTTTGTCTGCCTCAGCACTGAGCAACAATCCAAAGCAGCAATCTTTGTGGTTCGAAAGACTCAACGGCCATCGGAACTTGCAGGTGGCCTTGAATGACTGCTCAAGCTTCATTCCTTTGATTTGCTGGgtcatggggaaagagtggggggggggggagtggaattaattggatagccagatataaagagccagcacaggcacgatgggccaaatggcctcgctctgtgctgtaagatttgtgAGATTGGCCTGGTGTTGTGCCCTTCGTTCTCTTCTAAATATTTTGGTGGCACTCACCTCAACCACTGATCTGCGCCAAGTTCCTGTTATGGTGCACACACAGATGGGTCCAGAGAAATCCAACATACTTGATTCCAGCAAACCATTTGGCGGACATCACAGCCGCAGCAAGTCAGTACCAGCAGGGTACAGTCCAGTTCCCCATGGATATCTAATATTTCCCACCAGATAGTTGTGTCTCGATCCAAGTTCTTACCTGAACGCTGGCCGTGAAGTGGGCTTTGAATTGTTTTTCTGTTGATCAATGGGAAAGCTCCCAGCTCAAGAGGACGGCAACCAGCTTAAAAACCCAAAGTGTCGTAGTTAAGGAAGTGAATTGCTTTGGGCAAAATTAATCTGTTCTCTGAGCCTTATAATTACCTTTATTGTTGGATACTTAAAAGAAAAGCTGCCCGAAAAATATGGACTGGACTTTTGAAGCTCTTAAGCCTCATGGGCCTGCTCCAATTAAATAGTTACAATTGTGCCACAGGATTTGGATTTCACTTAAGTGACATTGCCTGCTTCTGGAAAGTTGCAAGCAGCTAACTCTCAACTTCATATTGACCATGAGATTGGGTTGGACACTGTACAGTCTTCAGGGATTTGGGAAAATTGGAAGGAGGgtcagaaagaaagaatttgcgcctttcaccatctcaggaagttacaaagcactttacagccaattaagtactttttgaattgtcagtctttgctcagtgggcagcaccc comes from the Pristiophorus japonicus isolate sPriJap1 chromosome 15, sPriJap1.hap1, whole genome shotgun sequence genome and includes:
- the LOC139225802 gene encoding carbohydrate sulfotransferase 12-like, whose product is MGRRVDISLNFVPLSGHTKPEASNLTYYKSCPQCLVQIERTKRLHEVCSDRKFSFWGKSKSFEDLQKTELSNFITNNNQLIIYCVNPQVASTLWKEVLYLLNRNFEHRTPVKRPWPIDAYFRRLQKQRPFRKWVLRQNNVKFLLVYHPFVQLISAYQDKIQNPDKYFYDYSFHMLKYYGKMPNPPATVQKARKAGIKATFSHFIQYLLDPRRPKGQLNNHWRPISQQCHPCQVKYNFIGKLETLGTDANHLLRLLGADIIRPPPKYLNQTTINDLERWFQNIPMAWREKLYKVYEPDFVLFGYSKPKCLFPEKEQQKAISGL